The Chitinophaga pinensis DSM 2588 region GACACCCTATGATATTTACATGAATCATACGCTGGATTATGGCGGTTTCCGTTTTTTTCAAAGTAGTTATGATACTGATGAAAAGGGGACGATATTATCCGTCAATCATGATGTAACCGGGACGAGTCTGACTTATATAGGTTATGTGCTATTGTTTGCAGGTATGTTTTTTACGCTGTTCTGGAAGGGGACGCGGTTTCATGTTTTACGGCAACAGTTAAGGAGTGCTTCTTCGATGAAAGTATTGATCGTATTGGCTGTCGGTCTGTTATGCGGAGGGGCGGTCTATGCACAGCCGGTACCAGGAAATGTACCCGATAAAGTGCATGCTGCAGCATTTGGCTACCTGGCGGTCCAGAATATCGATGGCAGGATTGAACCTGTGAACACGCTGGCATTGGAAATACTCAGGAAACTGTATCGTCATGACAGCTATTATGCATTTGATGCCAACCAGTTTTTATTGGCGGTAACGACTAACCCGGCAGAATGGTTGAATGTGCCGCTGATAAAAGTAAATGAACGGGGAGGGAAAGCGCTTTTGAATCGTACACAGGCAAATGCGCAGGGATTGACAACTATTATGCATCTCCTTACTGTGGATACGGCAGGAGAGGCGCATTTTTTACTGGAACAGGAGTATACCAATGCGTTTGCGAGAAGGGCCGCTGATCAGGATAACTACGATAAGGAGGTGATTGAGCTGAACGATAAGATGCAGGTTGTTCAAATGCTGTTGAGCGGGACGTATCTGCGAATTTTGCCAATTCGCGGAGATAGTAACAATACCTGGACATCTGTCAGTCTGGTACAGGCGCCACAGAACAAAGGCGAGGAATTGGTGATGACCTATTTTCAGGCCATTCAACATGCGCGGAGACATGGTAACTGGAACAAAGCGGACCAGGTGTTAGAACAGCTTAGAATATTGCAGCGTTCGGCGGGGGCAGCAGTCATGCCTTCGCAGACGAAGCTGGATTGGGAAGTCAGGTTTAACTCCTGGAACCTGTTTTTTAAATTGATGCTGTTATACGCAGTGATTGGAACCATACTGTTGTGTGTATCGTTTGCAGCTATGTTTAAATGGAGCAAAGTACTGCGATATGTTATCCGGACTTTGATCGCGTTGTTGGTGGTAGCCGCTTTGTTACAAACATGCGGTCTGGTAGTACGATGGTATATTTCCGGTCATGCGCCGTGGAGTAATGGCTATGAAGCGGTGATGTTTATCAGTCTTATTGGTCTTGTGTCGGGATTGCTTTTGTACCGTAATGGTAATTCCTATATTCCTGCTGCGGGCGCCTTGATTGCTGTCATTTTAATGGGTTTTGCGCATGGCGGTGCGCAGATGAATCCGCAGATAACGCCATTGGTACCTGTTCTGAAATCCTATTGGCTGATGATTCATGTGGCTATCATTACCGCCAGCTATGGGTTCCTGGGACTCAGCGCATTATTAGGCATGTTTGTATTACTGCTGCATATTGTCAACAATCCAGTAAGGAGATACTTTATAGAAAAGTCGTTACGGGAACTTACTATTGTTAATGAGCTGTCGATGATTATCGGCATATTCATGCTTACCTGCGGTACCTTTTTAGGTGGGATGTGGGCCAATGAAAGCTGGGGTCGTTATTGGAGCTGGGATCCAAAAGAGACCTGGGCCTTTATTTCTGTTATCGTATATGCTTTTGTGCTTCACATAAGGCTTATACCAGGTATGCAAAGCAAATTCCTGTTCAATTTCCTGTCTGTGGTGTCGTTCTCTACCGTAATCATGACATACTTTGGGGTCAACTACTATCTGTCAGGTTTGCATTCGTATGCAAAAGGGGATCCAATGCCAGTACCTTCCTGGATATACCTATCGTTGGCAACGGTAGCGTTTGTATCGCTGGCGGCTTTGTTCAGATATAGACGTTTAGGTCGTGCATTGGGACGCATGCAGGAAAATAAGTCTGCTAACATTTCAAATAAATATTTACAATAAAAACTAACAACATGAGAAAGTTTTTCATCCTGGCGTTATGCCTGGCTGGTACTGCATCATTTGCGCAAAGCCGGAATGGTAAAACAGATGGACAACAGCTTGTGACAGCGAATAAGAATCCGAACACTACTGCCGACTATACAGCGATTACGGCGGTTATAGATGGATATGTAGAAGGGCTGCGTCTGGGAGATGTGGCGAAGTTAAAAAAGGCCTTTCATAAGGATGCGATCATGTATGGGTTTATGGGCGTCGGTACCTTGGAAGGAAGTGTCGATAATTTGTATGACTTCGTTGCGAAACATGGACCGGCTGCCGGTGTTACATCCTATATAAGTATCCTTCACAAGACAGCGAATACGGCAATGGTACTGGTGGAACTGGAGGGTGTTTCTTCTACGGAGAATTCTACGGACTATCTCTCCCTGATGTATAAGGAGGGGGAATGGAAGATCATTTCGAAGGTTTTTCATCTCTGGAAAAAGTAATGTTATGCAGGGGATAATTACCGAGGTAGTTATCCCCTTTTTTAAATCTTTTCAAGGTGGAATCAGGTTTATAGTTAATCGCATATCTTCTTTTTGTCTCAATATTGTGACATATTTCCTACTTTTGCGTCATGGACACGAGGCAAAAGATAATAGATGCCGCCATTGCCGTCTTGAATGAAGACTTTTCCGCGCCTGTGGACAGGATAGCAGAAAAGGCCGATTTAAGCCGCCGAACGCTGCATCGGTACTTTACAGACCGAACAGACCTGATTGATGCTTGTCGGGAGGATATGATGCAAACCTGGCAAACAGCCATGTTACAAGCCTGTAATAGTACCCAGGATCCATTGATACAACTGGAGAGAATGCTGTATGCCGGTATAGATTGTGGGGTGCGATATATCTTCCTGCATAAATTATTAGCTCAGCTGAGTGAAAACAGGGTGACAAATACACCGCAAAGTGCTTCTTATGAGACGGCCCGGGATAACTGGTTTCAGTTGATTCCGGAATTACAGCGCCGGCAATTGATCAGTGAACATGTCAATGCAACCTGGATAAGGCTGTTATTTATACAGATGATTTCAGTCACCATGCAAGCGTATCAGTCCGGAGACATTGCACAGAATGATATTAAAAAACTAGCCTGGTATTCCTTCCGCAGGAGCATCGGCATGGAGTAGACGGGATATCAACAATAACATATTATTACAGATGATAGCATCTTTTTTATTGATCGGACAATCGAATATGGCCGGACGTGGTTATAGTCAGGAGGTACCAGCTATTATTAATGAGGGTATCAAAGTGCTCCGGAATGGACGGTGGCAGCTGATGTCAGAGCCTATCCATAATGACCGGTCCAGTGCCGGAATAGGTCTGGCGGGTAGTTTTGGCGCTGCCTGGCGTATGGATCATCCAGATGTGGAAATCGGTTTTATACCTTGTGCGGACGGCGGCACCAGTCTGGATGACTGGTCAGTTGGCGGTCCGCTGTTTGATCATGCATTATCGCAGGCGAAGCTGGCACAGCGTAGCAGTACTTTGGCAGGCATACTATGGCACCAGGGCGAAAGTGATTGTTTCCCTGAAAAGGCGGCGGAGTATGAGCGTAAGCTGAAGGTAATTATAGATACTTTACGACAGGAATTGCGTGCTGCTGACGTGCCCCTTATTGTTGGCGGATTGGGCGATTTCCTGACCAGTGGTATGTATGGAAAGTATTTTGGAGCTTATCCGCTGGTTAATGAGGCATTGTTACACTATACACAGACAGCACCGCTTTCTTATTTTGCGACAGCAGAAGGGTTAACCAGTAATCCGGATGGATTACATTTCAATGCTACATCCTTACGTATACTGGGGGTAAGGTATTATGCCGCCTTCCGCAGGCGGGCATCTGTTACAAGTCCTTTAGCGGAAGAAAGTAAGATCCTGGAAGATATTTATAACAGGGCTCATACGCGTAAGGAGCGGCTCTTTCAACTGGAGCATCGTTTTGCGACGGGGAAGATAGATGTAGCGCAGTTTCAGCATGAGTCGAGTAGTATACAATAGTGTTTAGCGGGATGATATTGTCTGTATATTAGACAAGTGCTTGCTCATTTGTGAGAAAATTTTATCAGAGAAAATTAAAACTCTTTTTGGAAGTTTGATTTTTTTTCGCACATTTGCAATCCCAAAACGGGAATGGCTTCGTAGCTCAACTGAATAGAGCATCTGACTACGGATCAGAAGGTTTCTGGTTTGAATCCAGACGAGGTCACAGCATTCCTCCCAGGTGGGAGAAGATAGTAAAAGCCGGAGACTAACACTCCGGCTTTTGCTTGTCCGCTATTTTGGAAGTTTTTAAACATGATAGATTAGTCCACGACCATTATCCAGCGATTTGATAGTTGTCATATCTTCGGAAGATAACTCAAAATCAAATACATTGAAATTTTCAGTTATCCTTTTCACATTTGCTGATTTCGGAATAGCCACGACTTCTTTTTGAATTAACCATCGCAGCACCAGCTGGGCAATGCTCTTATTATATTTGTCTGAAAGCGCTTTTAAAAGTTCATTATTAAAAAGATTTTTTTTGCCCTGAGCAAAGGGAGCCCATGACTCCAGCTGGATGCCTTGTGCTTTCAACGCCTGCTGCATTTCTGCTCTTTGGGAAAACGGGTGTGTCTCCACTTGATTGACTGCTGGTACTACACGATGTTGCTTAATTAAATTTTGAACCTCTTTTATATTGAAATTACTGACACCTATAGCCCTTACTTTACCTTCTTTATATAATTCTTCCATTGCTGTCCAGGAGGAATTTATATCTCCCTGGGGGAGATGAATCAAGTAGAGATCAATATAGTCAAGTCCCAAATTCTTTAGCGATGCCTCAGCGGCGTGTTTTGCATTTTTATACCCGGTATTAGTTGGCAGAAATTTAGTGGTCACGAAGATTTCTTCCCGTTGGACGTTACTTTTTTTTATCGCGCTGCCTACTGATTCCTCATTATAGTATGCAGCAGCTGTGTCGATCAGTCTGTAGCCAATATTCAAAGCATGTAGTACAGCCTGTTCACACATTGAACCGTCCCGAAGCAAGTAAGTGCCAAAACCAAGCAGCGGCATTTTTATGCC contains the following coding sequences:
- the ccsA gene encoding cytochrome c biogenesis protein, producing MLKKVFFSTRTMGVLLIVFAFAMAWATFIENDFGTPAAKELVYNSWWFEWVMILLVVNFLGNIVRYKLYRSNKWSLLVFHIAFLFMFLGGAVTRYLSFEGTMHIREGQLENKVISEATFFKTQISRGNQTQEYPFTKAAFLPANTPGVFSLFRRPFKATYDFYGEKVTMRMLDFIPRAQDSVMAAAGASMLLHLVTIEDGSRKNIYIPAGESRTLQGVDVGFEKAVPDGIAISMNSGRLSIQSALAARYRVMATGQTDSVSMVNWKDAFHLRALYNFSTGLLLVVPEMPRKGRIVYYEGDLKKNTADPDLTVMEIGVRDARDTVSFYGGRGFTGFQTSVVLKDMRIDMGYGSRYYYTPFYIHLDKFKLGKYPGSNAPSSFSSEVTVNDAGRLTPYDIYMNHTLDYGGFRFFQSSYDTDEKGTILSVNHDVTGTSLTYIGYVLLFAGMFFTLFWKGTRFHVLRQQLRSASSMKVLIVLAVGLLCGGAVYAQPVPGNVPDKVHAAAFGYLAVQNIDGRIEPVNTLALEILRKLYRHDSYYAFDANQFLLAVTTNPAEWLNVPLIKVNERGGKALLNRTQANAQGLTTIMHLLTVDTAGEAHFLLEQEYTNAFARRAADQDNYDKEVIELNDKMQVVQMLLSGTYLRILPIRGDSNNTWTSVSLVQAPQNKGEELVMTYFQAIQHARRHGNWNKADQVLEQLRILQRSAGAAVMPSQTKLDWEVRFNSWNLFFKLMLLYAVIGTILLCVSFAAMFKWSKVLRYVIRTLIALLVVAALLQTCGLVVRWYISGHAPWSNGYEAVMFISLIGLVSGLLLYRNGNSYIPAAGALIAVILMGFAHGGAQMNPQITPLVPVLKSYWLMIHVAIITASYGFLGLSALLGMFVLLLHIVNNPVRRYFIEKSLRELTIVNELSMIIGIFMLTCGTFLGGMWANESWGRYWSWDPKETWAFISVIVYAFVLHIRLIPGMQSKFLFNFLSVVSFSTVIMTYFGVNYYLSGLHSYAKGDPMPVPSWIYLSLATVAFVSLAALFRYRRLGRALGRMQENKSANISNKYLQ
- a CDS encoding sialate O-acetylesterase; amino-acid sequence: MIASFLLIGQSNMAGRGYSQEVPAIINEGIKVLRNGRWQLMSEPIHNDRSSAGIGLAGSFGAAWRMDHPDVEIGFIPCADGGTSLDDWSVGGPLFDHALSQAKLAQRSSTLAGILWHQGESDCFPEKAAEYERKLKVIIDTLRQELRAADVPLIVGGLGDFLTSGMYGKYFGAYPLVNEALLHYTQTAPLSYFATAEGLTSNPDGLHFNATSLRILGVRYYAAFRRRASVTSPLAEESKILEDIYNRAHTRKERLFQLEHRFATGKIDVAQFQHESSSIQ
- a CDS encoding TetR/AcrR family transcriptional regulator, which codes for MDTRQKIIDAAIAVLNEDFSAPVDRIAEKADLSRRTLHRYFTDRTDLIDACREDMMQTWQTAMLQACNSTQDPLIQLERMLYAGIDCGVRYIFLHKLLAQLSENRVTNTPQSASYETARDNWFQLIPELQRRQLISEHVNATWIRLLFIQMISVTMQAYQSGDIAQNDIKKLAWYSFRRSIGME
- a CDS encoding nuclear transport factor 2 family protein produces the protein MRKFFILALCLAGTASFAQSRNGKTDGQQLVTANKNPNTTADYTAITAVIDGYVEGLRLGDVAKLKKAFHKDAIMYGFMGVGTLEGSVDNLYDFVAKHGPAAGVTSYISILHKTANTAMVLVELEGVSSTENSTDYLSLMYKEGEWKIISKVFHLWKK
- a CDS encoding aldo/keto reductase, with the translated sequence MMNIILNNGIKMPLLGFGTYLLRDGSMCEQAVLHALNIGYRLIDTAAAYYNEESVGSAIKKSNVQREEIFVTTKFLPTNTGYKNAKHAAEASLKNLGLDYIDLYLIHLPQGDINSSWTAMEELYKEGKVRAIGVSNFNIKEVQNLIKQHRVVPAVNQVETHPFSQRAEMQQALKAQGIQLESWAPFAQGKKNLFNNELLKALSDKYNKSIAQLVLRWLIQKEVVAIPKSANVKRITENFNVFDFELSSEDMTTIKSLDNGRGLIYHV